Proteins encoded by one window of Chondromyces crocatus:
- a CDS encoding HTH domain-containing protein, with protein sequence MTFTDAAAEVLRLVGRPLHYKEITDIAIEKNLLSHVGKSPEVTMGARLAAMLKKDSPENPLVRVKPGVFALREWDERTIRAGLDKKGKRPAKAEEVVKPAPEVESDAEAELGVEAEADGEFEEPGEAEESVGLVEAEDGQPELPPSEDDSELLEASTEVEVSIDAAATDEEDEERPSSEHSAQHRAVVIPPASPSRSTLQFVEEEEDAEPAGPDDVMRAEAVAGAAEIFDEEDDDDQPILGGDDRSLSAADQGEGRRRRRRRRRGRSGPETGAPGNGGLPTYTATPVEGRSSEGRGAEGRSSEGRGAEGRSSEGRGFEGRSFEGRGFEGRNGGREPAVTTEPAFRPQIIEFTGGEGYALDDLGGRDLADAVASLLATFDRNAGPVSLRQIAETAQRRGKLQGDPQLVQSQVAAAMRADNARRTAAGQRARFRFTGGRVALTDWQLSGELVRLEQEALQAVERYRDAARRLFARKLAELPGHAFVELCLLALERVGMTQIRAVRRAGTSGAEAHFTGVLRPIGGEEMRVALVIRRDGREIGRERVTELRGGLHHYGPAVAGWLLTAGQTLSGAREEAGAAGAAPISLYDGASLARLCEENDVAVLRARLPIAIPDVDLLDALRAS encoded by the coding sequence ATGACATTCACGGATGCAGCCGCCGAGGTCCTGCGCCTCGTCGGGAGACCGCTTCATTACAAAGAGATCACGGACATCGCGATCGAGAAAAACCTGCTGAGCCATGTCGGCAAGAGCCCCGAAGTCACGATGGGCGCACGGCTGGCGGCGATGCTCAAGAAGGACTCTCCGGAGAATCCCCTGGTTCGTGTGAAGCCAGGCGTGTTCGCGCTGCGCGAGTGGGACGAGAGGACCATCCGTGCCGGGCTCGACAAGAAGGGGAAGCGGCCAGCCAAGGCGGAAGAGGTGGTCAAGCCGGCGCCCGAGGTCGAGAGCGACGCCGAGGCGGAGCTCGGCGTGGAGGCCGAGGCCGACGGCGAATTCGAGGAGCCTGGAGAGGCCGAGGAGTCCGTCGGGCTCGTGGAAGCGGAGGACGGCCAGCCCGAACTCCCGCCGAGTGAGGACGACAGCGAGCTGCTCGAGGCATCCACGGAGGTGGAGGTCTCGATCGACGCTGCTGCCACGGACGAAGAGGACGAGGAGCGTCCTTCCTCGGAACACAGTGCACAGCACCGTGCCGTCGTGATCCCGCCCGCGTCTCCGTCGCGCTCTACGCTCCAGTTCGTGGAGGAGGAGGAGGACGCAGAGCCGGCTGGGCCTGATGACGTGATGCGCGCGGAGGCGGTGGCAGGAGCCGCGGAGATTTTCGACGAAGAGGATGACGACGATCAGCCGATCCTTGGAGGGGACGACAGGAGCCTGTCGGCTGCCGATCAAGGAGAGGGGCGTCGTCGCCGTCGTCGTCGTCGTCGCGGCCGCAGCGGCCCGGAGACGGGCGCGCCTGGCAACGGAGGCTTGCCCACCTACACGGCGACTCCTGTCGAAGGGCGCAGCAGTGAGGGGCGAGGTGCCGAAGGGCGCAGCAGTGAGGGGCGAGGTGCCGAAGGGCGCAGCAGTGAGGGGCGAGGGTTCGAAGGACGTAGCTTCGAGGGGCGGGGCTTCGAGGGGCGGAACGGTGGGCGTGAGCCGGCTGTCACCACCGAGCCGGCGTTTCGTCCTCAAATCATCGAGTTCACGGGCGGCGAAGGATACGCGCTCGACGATCTGGGAGGTCGTGACCTGGCCGATGCGGTAGCGTCGTTGCTGGCGACCTTCGATCGCAACGCTGGACCCGTCTCGTTGCGGCAGATTGCAGAGACCGCGCAGCGGCGTGGCAAGCTCCAGGGTGACCCTCAGCTCGTCCAGTCGCAGGTCGCCGCCGCGATGCGTGCCGACAATGCTCGCCGCACAGCGGCCGGCCAGCGAGCGCGTTTCAGGTTCACTGGGGGGCGGGTCGCGCTGACCGACTGGCAGCTGTCTGGTGAGCTCGTCCGTCTCGAGCAGGAGGCGTTGCAAGCCGTGGAGCGCTATCGGGACGCCGCCCGGCGTCTCTTCGCCCGCAAGCTTGCCGAGCTGCCCGGTCATGCGTTCGTGGAGCTGTGCCTGCTGGCGCTCGAGCGGGTGGGGATGACGCAGATCCGCGCGGTACGTCGCGCAGGGACATCGGGAGCCGAGGCGCACTTCACGGGCGTGCTTCGCCCTATCGGCGGCGAAGAGATGCGGGTCGCCCTGGTCATTCGACGTGATGGTCGCGAGATTGGTCGCGAGCGTGTGACCGAGCTCCGAGGAGGCCTGCACCACTACGGCCCTGCTGTTGCGGGTTGGCTCCTGACGGCGGGTCAGACGCTCTCGGGAGCGCGTGAAGAGGCTGGTGCAGCGGGCGCTGCGCCGATCTCGCTCTACGATGGCGCCTCTCTCGCGCGTCTGTGCGAGGAGAATGACGTGGCCGTGCTGCGTGCTCGGCTGCCGATCGCGATCCCCGACGTGGATCTGCTCGACGCGCTGCGAGCATCCTGA
- a CDS encoding LolA family protein, with protein MRERATLCAVLTSAAFLTGCPSVSPPRSQFPTGEAALDRMKETYSCVNGVQGTAKIDHFSSKGRIRGDVYILAVNPDRVRFDIVSPFGANLYTLTSNGSTFEMLDVKEKQFLYGPASACNLARMTQVPIPGHALTSLLRGEAPVLAHSPENASIRWDEGGFYHVDVKGSRDATEEIHLGVHPDDFDKPWEAQRIRVLDVSVEQRGTVLYHAELSNHEPIETSKPREDPDGIDEPIPPIGGVCRAEVPRSIRMRVPHTEDDVIFQYKEAKWNPPVMQGSFRQPVPGGVLRRFVECRD; from the coding sequence ATGCGTGAACGCGCGACCCTTTGCGCTGTGCTCACGAGCGCCGCGTTCCTGACCGGCTGTCCCAGCGTCAGTCCACCCCGCTCGCAGTTTCCCACGGGAGAGGCCGCTCTCGACCGGATGAAGGAGACGTACTCCTGCGTCAATGGGGTGCAAGGGACCGCGAAAATCGACCACTTCTCGAGCAAGGGGCGAATTCGCGGTGACGTCTACATCCTCGCCGTCAATCCCGATCGGGTCCGTTTCGACATCGTCAGCCCGTTCGGCGCCAATCTCTATACCCTCACCTCCAATGGCTCGACGTTCGAGATGCTCGACGTCAAGGAGAAGCAGTTTCTCTACGGTCCGGCCAGCGCGTGCAACCTCGCCCGCATGACGCAGGTGCCCATTCCGGGGCATGCGCTGACTTCATTGCTCCGTGGTGAGGCCCCTGTCCTCGCTCATTCTCCCGAGAATGCGTCGATCCGCTGGGATGAGGGCGGCTTCTATCACGTCGACGTGAAGGGCTCCCGGGACGCCACGGAGGAGATTCACCTGGGCGTTCACCCCGACGATTTCGACAAGCCGTGGGAGGCGCAGCGGATTCGGGTGCTCGACGTCAGCGTGGAGCAGCGCGGAACGGTGCTCTACCATGCAGAGCTGAGCAATCATGAACCGATCGAGACGTCCAAACCTCGAGAGGATCCCGATGGAATCGACGAGCCGATTCCGCCCATCGGTGGCGTCTGTCGAGCCGAAGTCCCTCGATCCATCCGGATGCGTGTCCCGCATACGGAGGATGACGTGATCTTTCAGTACAAAGAGGCAAAGTGGAACCCCCCTGTGATGCAAGGGAGCTTCCGGCAGCCTGTTCCTGGCGGGGTTCTTCGGCGCTTCGTCGAATGTCGAGATTGA
- the alaS gene encoding alanine--tRNA ligase, with the protein MSPSQSAVSSQVRRTFLDFFAQRGHEVVASAPLVPQNDPTLMFVNAGMVQFKDVFTGKEKRPYTRAASSQKCIRISGKHNDLENVGVTARHQTFFEMLGNFSFGDYFKEEAIVYAWELLTKVYGVPASRLIVTVYNGEGGFPADEEAAAIWRKVTGFGDDRIQRLGLADNFWTMGDTGPCGPCSEIHFFHGNEPDLSRFGEEPRIDGSGWTEIWNNVFMQYDRAEKDGPVTPLPAASVDTGMGLERIASVLQGVTSNYDTDLLRGLVDRAAQLSGKRYTGSTGADDVSMRVIADHARTTAFLIAEGVMPEKQKREYVLRRVMRRAIRHGHRLGIEKPFLHEVALDVVRLMGDVYPELNERRELIARVTEDEEVRFRATLKRGMKILEERFGAMQSTDARVLPAEAAADLYTTYGFPLDLTQVICAEQKFEVDVAGAEAIIRGAEETDGPINPEAALDPAFREARGRLQEPVTFTGYDAEEGDSEVVALIRVDTEGSGEKARRRRVLVDRAEAGTHVEVVVASTPFYAESGGQVGDIGTITASGLLVEVKDAQKPLTGLTVHDGVVSQGSIEVGQRVHLEVNHAARSATRRNHSATHVLHWALRKVLGEHAQQKGSRVGPDILRFDFAHNKPLTREEAEKIEDLVNAKLLSNASVQTDVLSMDEAKKRGAMAIFEEKYGDTVRMLSMTPEVVELCGGTHASALGDIGFFKITGEGGVAAGVRRLFAATGLNALSYVRSLENDMGRARQAARAQGGDLAEKIGKLVAHERELEKKIAELERRLAEGGGPGQGSGGGLEAFLEGAREVGGVKVLARRLADGTSAAALREIAEKLRDKLGDRAAVLLGSVVGDKVQLALMVSKAATERLKAGDLIRPIAKVVGGSGGGRPDMAQAGGTEIGKIDAAIEAAYVEFEKKLG; encoded by the coding sequence ATGTCGCCCTCTCAGTCTGCCGTTTCCTCCCAGGTCCGCCGAACTTTCTTGGATTTCTTCGCCCAGCGAGGCCACGAGGTCGTGGCGAGCGCGCCGCTGGTTCCGCAGAACGATCCCACCCTGATGTTCGTGAACGCGGGGATGGTGCAGTTCAAAGACGTCTTCACGGGCAAGGAGAAGCGCCCCTACACCCGCGCTGCTTCGAGTCAGAAGTGCATTCGCATCAGCGGGAAGCACAACGATCTGGAGAACGTCGGCGTGACCGCGAGGCACCAGACCTTCTTCGAGATGCTGGGGAACTTCAGCTTCGGCGATTACTTCAAGGAAGAGGCCATCGTCTATGCCTGGGAGCTGCTCACCAAGGTTTACGGTGTCCCCGCATCACGCCTGATCGTCACCGTTTACAATGGCGAGGGAGGCTTTCCAGCGGACGAAGAAGCGGCTGCGATCTGGCGCAAGGTGACGGGCTTCGGCGACGATCGGATCCAGCGCCTGGGCCTGGCGGACAACTTCTGGACCATGGGTGACACCGGGCCTTGTGGTCCCTGCTCCGAGATCCACTTCTTCCACGGTAACGAGCCGGATCTCTCGCGCTTTGGCGAGGAGCCTCGCATCGACGGGAGCGGGTGGACGGAGATCTGGAACAACGTCTTCATGCAATACGACCGGGCCGAGAAGGATGGACCGGTCACGCCTCTGCCGGCGGCGAGTGTCGACACGGGCATGGGCCTGGAGCGCATCGCCAGCGTGCTGCAAGGGGTCACGTCGAACTACGACACGGACCTGCTGCGAGGGCTCGTGGACAGGGCGGCCCAGCTGAGCGGCAAGCGCTACACCGGCTCGACGGGAGCCGACGATGTGTCGATGCGCGTCATCGCCGATCACGCTCGTACGACGGCCTTCCTCATCGCCGAAGGGGTGATGCCCGAGAAGCAGAAGCGCGAGTACGTCCTGCGCCGGGTGATGCGTCGGGCCATCCGCCACGGTCACCGCCTCGGCATCGAGAAGCCGTTTCTGCACGAAGTGGCGCTCGATGTCGTGCGTCTGATGGGCGACGTGTACCCCGAACTCAACGAGCGGCGAGAGCTCATCGCGCGCGTCACGGAGGACGAGGAGGTCCGGTTCCGCGCCACCCTCAAGCGCGGCATGAAGATCCTCGAGGAACGCTTCGGCGCGATGCAGAGCACGGATGCGCGCGTCCTGCCTGCAGAGGCAGCGGCTGATCTGTACACCACCTACGGTTTTCCTCTGGATCTGACCCAGGTCATCTGTGCGGAGCAGAAGTTCGAGGTCGACGTTGCAGGGGCCGAGGCGATCATTCGGGGTGCGGAGGAGACCGACGGGCCGATCAATCCAGAGGCCGCCCTCGATCCTGCCTTCCGCGAAGCGCGCGGTCGATTGCAGGAACCCGTCACCTTCACGGGGTACGATGCCGAGGAGGGGGACAGCGAGGTCGTGGCCCTCATTCGCGTGGATACGGAGGGGAGCGGCGAAAAAGCGCGTCGGCGGCGCGTGCTCGTGGACCGCGCAGAGGCTGGGACGCACGTCGAGGTCGTGGTGGCGAGCACGCCGTTCTACGCCGAGAGTGGCGGGCAGGTGGGCGATATCGGCACCATCACCGCGAGCGGGCTGCTCGTCGAGGTAAAGGATGCGCAGAAGCCGCTCACCGGCCTCACCGTGCATGATGGTGTCGTCTCGCAGGGGAGCATCGAGGTGGGGCAGCGCGTGCACCTCGAAGTGAACCATGCTGCTCGGTCCGCGACCCGGCGCAATCACTCTGCGACCCATGTCTTGCACTGGGCGCTGCGCAAGGTGCTCGGTGAGCACGCTCAGCAGAAAGGCTCGCGCGTCGGGCCGGACATCCTGCGGTTCGACTTCGCCCACAACAAGCCGCTCACGCGGGAGGAGGCCGAGAAGATCGAGGACCTCGTGAACGCGAAGCTGCTCTCCAACGCGTCTGTACAGACGGACGTGCTCTCGATGGATGAAGCGAAGAAGCGCGGTGCGATGGCGATCTTCGAGGAGAAGTACGGGGACACCGTGAGGATGTTGTCGATGACGCCGGAGGTGGTCGAGCTGTGTGGAGGGACCCACGCGAGCGCGCTCGGCGATATCGGATTCTTCAAGATCACGGGGGAGGGGGGGGTTGCTGCGGGCGTGCGGCGCCTCTTCGCCGCAACAGGCCTGAACGCATTGAGCTATGTGCGCAGCCTCGAGAACGACATGGGGCGTGCGCGTCAGGCGGCTCGCGCGCAGGGGGGAGATCTCGCAGAGAAGATCGGAAAGCTGGTCGCGCACGAGCGTGAGCTCGAGAAGAAGATCGCTGAACTGGAGCGCAGGCTGGCAGAAGGGGGAGGCCCCGGTCAGGGAAGTGGGGGTGGCCTGGAGGCGTTCCTCGAAGGGGCTCGCGAGGTCGGGGGGGTCAAGGTGCTCGCCCGACGGCTCGCTGACGGAACCAGCGCCGCGGCGTTGCGCGAGATCGCCGAGAAACTGCGTGACAAGCTGGGAGACCGCGCCGCCGTGCTCCTGGGCTCCGTCGTGGGCGACAAGGTGCAGCTGGCCCTGATGGTGTCCAAAGCTGCCACCGAGCGGCTGAAAGCGGGTGATCTCATTCGACCGATCGCGAAGGTGGTCGGTGGTTCGGGAGGGGGTCGTCCCGACATGGCGCAGGCCGGTGGTACCGAGATCGGGAAGATCGACGCAGCCATCGAGGCTGCCTATGTGGAGTTCGAGAAGAAGCTGGGCTGA
- a CDS encoding CgeB family protein — MSIPSLRYVFLGLSITSSWGTGHATTYRALLRALHARGHSLLFLERDLPSHERHRDLPRPPYAEVALYKSTEELRDRFVGAIKEADLVVIGSSMADGADIGSWVLDEARGKVAFYDLDTPVTLRKLALGDHRYLTPRLINRYALYLSFTGGPTLSLLERKYGAPRARPLYCSVDPEVYHPEPSDSRWDLGYLGTYVDDRQPVLDRLLLESARRFRRGRFAVAGTQYPPTIAWPENVHRIEHLPPPEHRSFYNAQRFTLNVTRCDMVETGWSPSVRLFEAAACGTPILTDPWPGLESFFQPGREILLVRSTDDVVRRLRETFDSERLALAQRARQRVFAEHTSAHRAEALERYTLEVLDESSRARMKLGASAPQTVCSEP, encoded by the coding sequence ATGAGTATACCGAGCCTTCGCTACGTCTTCCTGGGTCTCTCAATCACGTCTTCCTGGGGAACCGGACATGCAACGACCTATCGAGCGCTCCTTCGGGCGCTGCATGCTCGAGGACACAGCCTGCTTTTCCTGGAACGCGATCTGCCTTCTCACGAACGACATCGGGATCTTCCACGACCCCCCTACGCGGAAGTCGCACTGTACAAGAGCACCGAAGAGCTACGAGATCGGTTTGTCGGAGCGATAAAAGAGGCAGACCTCGTGGTGATCGGCTCATCGATGGCCGACGGAGCGGACATCGGAAGCTGGGTGCTCGACGAAGCTCGAGGAAAAGTCGCTTTCTATGATCTCGATACGCCGGTCACGCTACGGAAGCTGGCGCTCGGCGATCATCGCTACCTGACCCCTCGGCTCATCAATCGTTATGCTCTCTATCTTTCCTTCACGGGCGGCCCGACCTTGTCATTGCTCGAGCGCAAATACGGTGCACCTAGAGCACGGCCCTTGTATTGCAGCGTCGATCCGGAGGTGTACCATCCCGAACCCTCGGACAGCCGCTGGGATCTGGGCTATCTGGGTACATACGTGGACGATCGCCAGCCGGTTCTCGACAGACTATTGCTGGAATCAGCTCGCCGCTTCCGCAGGGGCCGATTCGCCGTCGCAGGAACGCAATATCCGCCCACCATCGCCTGGCCCGAAAACGTGCACCGCATCGAGCATCTGCCACCGCCTGAGCACCGCAGCTTCTACAATGCGCAGCGATTCACGCTGAACGTCACACGCTGCGACATGGTGGAGACCGGCTGGTCCCCCAGCGTCCGGCTATTCGAGGCAGCAGCATGCGGGACGCCGATCCTGACGGATCCGTGGCCGGGACTCGAGTCGTTCTTTCAGCCAGGCCGTGAGATCCTCCTCGTGCGCTCGACGGACGACGTGGTGCGCCGTCTCCGGGAAACGTTCGATTCGGAACGCCTCGCGCTTGCCCAGCGCGCCCGACAACGAGTTTTCGCGGAGCACACATCGGCTCATCGAGCGGAAGCTCTCGAGCGCTACACCCTCGAAGTGCTGGACGAGAGCAGCAGGGCGCGCATGAAACTCGGAGCCAGCGCCCCGCAGACTGTCTGCTCCGAGCCCTGA